In Niveibacterium umoris, the DNA window AGCAGCATGCGGTGCCCCGCAAAGCGCCAGGCGCCGGGACGGCAATTCAATTACCGACGACAGGAATTGAGGGCTATTCAACACGAGGCTAACGTTGAAAGTAACCGGCACCGGAGCGCCAGCGGAGGGAACCCAAACTGCGCAGCAGTTTGGGTGTCCGGTTGACTGACCTGTTAGCGCCGCGACTGGCTATCAAGGCTGACACCGCAATACGGGCAATAGTTTATGGGGCGCAGATACTTGATGCGAAGTTGCGGATCAATAGACTTTGAACAGGCCGGGCACTTTAGCAAGAATAATTGGGCAAACCCCGCAACAACTGCAACGGCCCCCGCGATGAGCGCAATACGCCCCTGCATTTCGGGTGGCAAGGATTCGCTAAAGAGCGACATGACCGCAATAACCGATAGCGGCAGGTAGAACGCCACGAGCAGAATTCGACGCTTTCGAATGAGTGTGTTTCGGAGAGTCGGCATTTGGGCGCTAACGTTTGACGTAACGGGCGCCGCAGCGCAGCGGAGGGAACCAAAATGCGCAGCATTTTGGCGTCCCGTTGACGGACTTGTTAGGCACGGTGGGGCCTTTCCCTCTATTTGCAAACGAAGCAGATGTTTGTAGCAAAGACATACGCAAACAGGAGCAACAGGGATGCCGCGCCGCACGCCAATGAGGTTCCAATTGGTGATCGTGTGCCGAGGACTGCCCCTCCGGCAGCAAGGCAAATGATGCCAGGGACAGACGCAAGGTCTCCGCCGTTGCGCCCCATCTTTGTACCCAAATAGATCAAACCAAAGCTCAGTATCATTATCGGCGCCGCGAGGACCATGCGCCACCACTCTGGGCCTTCCGAGGGTGATGTGCCATTGCGCAAGTGATTCTTACTCGGTGCAATAACTCCAAAGTTATTGAAATTAGGCTCAGGGGGCACCCAGCCGCACTTCGCGCACGCATCTTCATTCGAAAAGATTAGAAACTCTGTTCCACAGTTTTCGCAGGTAATTTGCATTGGTGGGCCTAACGTTGGACGTAACGGGCGCCGGAGCGCAGCGGAGGGAACCAAAATGCGCAGCATTTTGGCGTCCCGTTGACGGACTGGTTAGCCATGTGCTGCCCCTCGGGAAAGCGATGAAATAAGCCAGCCTGCGTTTAGGAAACACAAAATGGCGTAGGTAAGAAGGTTTGAACGTAAGACAGCGCGGCGGACCAATAACGGGGGATTGTCGGCCACAATTCGGAGAACAACCGCTAGCTCTATGTACACCGAGGCAATGAAGAATGGAACCATGAGGGCGAGCGATGCAGCCGGGACCATCCAATACAAGTCGCCTTCGTATGGTATTAACCACGGGGCTTGCCAGGTAACCGCCAGAAGTTTCTGCAAGGGAGTTGTTAACCCGTACGATCGGCCTCCTCCGGTCAGGTCTTGCAACAACACCAATACGACCCATGTAATTGGAATACCCAAGAGCGTCGACGCAATATTGGCCAACGCGGAGGCCTTTAACACGGATAAGACGTTGGACCTAAATGTGCGCGCCAGCACAATTGCTTCAATTGCTATTACCGGCAACAGCGCGAGCACCATGCCCGGCAGGGTAAGGAACAGCAAAGGAACGCCGGCGTCTGCACGTGCGGCTCGCGCGAACAGCAAAGCCGACGCGGCCGCGGCGATGTAATACCGGACAGGGCGCGTTTGCATATGGCTAACGTTGGACGTAACGGGCGCCGGAGCGCAGCGGAGGGAACCAAAATGCGCAGCATTTTGGCGTCCCGTTGACGGACTGGTTAGCCATGTGCTGCCCCTCGGGAAAGCGATGAAATAAGCCAGCCTGCGTTTAGGAAACACAAAATGGCGTAGGTAAGAAGGTTTGAACGTAAGACAGCGCGGCGGACCAATAACGGGGGATTGTCGGCCACAATTCGGAGAACAACCGCTAGCTCTATGTACACCGAGGCAATGAAGAATGGAACCATGAGGGCGAGCGATGCAGCCGGGACCATCCAATACAAGTCGCCTTCGTATGGTATTAACCACGGGGCTTGCCAGGTAACCGCCAGAAGTTTCTGCAAGGGAGTTGTTAACCCGTACGATCGGCCTCCTCCGGTCAGGTCTTGCAACAACACCAATACGACCCATGTAATTGGAATACCCAAGAGCGTCGACGCAATATTGGCCAACGCGGAGGCCTTTAACACGGATAAGACGTTGGACCTAAATGTGCGCGCCAGCACAATTGCTTCAATTGCTATTACCGGCAACAGCGCGAGCACCATGCCCGGCAGGGTAAGGAACAGCAAAGGAACGCCGGCGTCTGCACGTGCGGCTCGCGCGAACAGCAAAGCCGACGCGGCCGCGGCGATGTAATACCGGACAGGGCGCGTTTGCATATGGCTAACGTTGGACGTAACGGGCGCCGGAGCGCAGCGGAGGGGACCAAAATGCGTAGCATTTTGGCGTCCCGTTGACGGACTTGTTAGAGCGCGGCCGTTGAACTGGGTTTGTTTTCATGAGCCGCTCAATTGATAACCGATAGTGAGCGCTGCCAACAAGGCGGCGAACCCAATGGTTGAGACAAACACCACGTTATGTGGTTGTTCTAGGCGCGGCGGATAGCGACCCACGGTGACTAGGCGCAGGACAAGCCAGCCTGGCCAATAGAAGACCACGGTGAGCAAAACTTCAACGAGCCAGGAGGCGACGAAATTGAAAATGCCCTCGATCACTCGTGCGCTCTAACGTTGGACGTAACGGGCGCCGGAGCGCCGCGGAGGGAACCAAAATGCGCAGCATGTTGGCGTCCCGTTGACGGACTTGTTAGGCAGCACTGCCGCCCCCAAACACATGAGAGTGCCAAGGTGCATCGGGGTCGGCAAACCATGACGCGTTCGACGGGTTGCTGAACTGCGCAAGCTCTCGCATGTCGCCGCTATAGCGCTGGTATAGCGCGATGAATTCTCGAAGGCTCTGAGCCGAAAGGCGTTTGGAGCGAAGGCGAATATGGAGTTCGCGGCCGCGGCCTTGAACGGAAACCACTCCGGAGATGGACTGTAGCCATGAGAAAAAGGCGGATTCGTCACCGGGGGAAAAGTACCGCAGAGGTGCCTGCCAGATGAGTGTTGCCACGAAATGCCTAACGTTGGACGTAACGGGCGCCGGAGCGCAGCGGAGGGGACCAAAATGCGTAGCATTTTGGCGTCCCGTTGACGGACTTGTTAGAGCGCGGCCGTTGAACTGGGTTTGTTTTCATGAGCCGCTCAATTGATAACCGATAGTGAGCGCTGCCAACAAGGCGGCGAACCCAATGGTTGAGACAAACACCACGTTATGTGGTTGTTCTAGGCGCGGCGGATAGCGACCCACGGTGACTAGGCGCAGGACAAGCCAGCCTGGCCAATAGAAGACCACGGTGAGCAAAACTTCAACGAGCCAGGAGGCGACGAAATTGAAAATGCCCTCGATCACTCGTGCGCTCTAACGTTGGACGTAACGGGCGCCGGAGCGCAGCGGAGGGAACCAAAATGCGCAGCATTTTGGCGTCCCGTTGACGGACTGGTTAGGGCTAGTTGAGCGCGACGACAAGCCGTCCCTCCTTGACCTCACGCCACGCTTGACGGCCGAACCACTCAGTAAGTGTGTGATTGCCATGGCTGAAACTCTGGCGGGAAAGAAGTTTCTTGGTCTGGTTGAAGATTGCTTGTGCCCAAGCCACAAATTCCTTTGGCTTTTCATGAAAGGTGCCGTCTTTAAACACCTTTGGCTCATACCAGAAACGCCCGCTTCGAATGCCGCCGTCCTTCAGGTAGCAGCGATCAACTGTAATTACGTTCGAGTTTGCGACATCTAGCCAAGGGCCCGAGAACACTAAGGAACGGAGTGGTTCTGGAGGTGCCAACAAAAGTGACAACGATTGCGTTCCCATGAGTTCCCTTGCCAGAGGGAAGTTGCCGATCGGAACGATGTAGTGACGCTCATTACGCTTCTCTACCACGAGAAGTGTTCCCCCGGCAGGGACAAAGACCTTCTCTTCGATCTCGGCTAGATCTTCTGGCAAGCAGAAGTAGGCGAACTGACGACCCATCGTGCGAGCCCTAACGTTGGACGTAACGGGCGCCGGAGCGCAGCGGAGGGAACCAAAGTGCGCAGCACTTTGGCGTCCCGTTGACGGACTTGTTAGGCGGGGCGCCGGCCATAGTTTTCCCGAAACATGATTGCAACCGCCCGGCGTGCGTTGGCCTCAAGGTTCGCGTGTGTGCCCAGAAGGTCACCGGGACTGCTGCCCCAAACAGGCGATGGAAGCCCGGGCTGGCCAGCGTGGACGATTGAATTGCGCAAGTTTCTTAACCAGTTCAGATCGGCGTTCTCGCCGAAGAGCAACTGGGCTCGGTTTTCATAGTCACCCGCAAAAACTTGTCGAAATTGAGCCTCTATTGCTGCAAACGCAAGGGTTATTGTGGAAATCCATGCGCCTGCAACGAACGCCCTGCGAATGTCTACTTCCAGAAGTAAGGCGTGAGTGCTGATTGGCCCAGCGTATCTATCGGGGCCGGCAGCCGTAAATGACATGGAGAACCAGCGCTCTCGCTCGATCCGAGTTTCGTCATCTGGCAATGTTTCAAATGACATGAATCACGCCTAACGTTGGACGTAACGGGCGCCGGATCGCAGCGGAGGGAACCAAAATGCGTAGCATTTTGGCGTCCCGTTGACGGACTTGTTAGAGCGCTGGGGCATGTTGAAAGACCTCTACGACGATGCCAACGCCAACGATGCGGGCACCCTCCAAAACTGAGAACTGAGTGCCAACCTGAAGCGCCTTGTACTCTACGCTTGGGGAATATGCGAAAAGTACGCGTGCCTCGACAACCTCGCCGCACGCGACAGGTATGCGCCCTTCTTCGATAAACGTGACGCCTAGGTGTTCGCCGTCGCCGACCCGGAAATGAGGGCGATACGTTGGCGAGAGGACCAGCGGAATGTCGCGCCCTCCGACCGCTGACGATACGAACTCGACGAGAACTCGTGCCCCATGCATGGTTTGCGCTCTAACGTTGGACGTAACGGGCGCCGGAGCGCAGCGGAGGGAACCAAAATGCGCAGCATTTTGGCGTCCCGTTGACGGACTTGTTAGAGCGCGATGAACCACGATCGCACATGCGCTCAGTCCTGGTGTTTGGCGAGATAGCTGCGGATTTCATCTTTGGAGCGAAGCCCCTCCGGTCCTTCAACCGCTGCCACACCTTCGAGGTGCTGACTCAAAGGCCGACCTCCGGTGCTAGTCAAATAATAGACGCCATGAGTGACTATCATTCCCGACTGGGTAGAAGGAGTTGAGAATTTAGCGCGCATTGGAATGCCACGGTCGTTGAAGAAGAGCCAATTTCCAGACGACACGTCAAAGCCTTCGCAGTACGCAACCGCCTCCGCCTCCGAGGCAAAAACGCAAATGGTTTTGTCATCAGTGGAGATGGCGAAGATCATGCGCTCTAACGTTGGACGTAACGGGCGCCGGAGCGCAGCGAAGGGAACCAAAATGCGCAGCATTTTGGCGTCCCGTTGACGGACTTGTTAGATTTCGGCGCCGTATGCAATTTACGTGGCCCTCGCCTTGCTGCCACGTCGTATGCCATTTGCTAAGTCAAGAGCCTCATCGTAGCTTTCGGCCTCTAAGTTGTCTGTAACCTCATAACCCTTAGAAAGCAGGTAGGACGTAAGGAGAAGATTCGCGTTCTTTGCGACAAAAATGAGGAACGCGACATGCGCCCCTGTAATGAGATAACCGAGCAACATGGCATCGTTTTGGATAGCGTAGCGCACCGCGAAATTCAGCGTCGCAGCGACACCGGCTGTAACGGCTGCTAAAGGCCAAAATTTCTTATATAGCGCCCAAAACGGCGCAACGAAAAGCGCTGGCCAACAGAAACCCTTCTTCACCACAATGGTCGGTCGTTTCTCTGCTTTGAGTACGCGGTAAATTGTCATTGTAGAAATCTAACGTTGGAAGTAACGGGCACCGAGGCGCAGCCGAGGGAACCCAAATGCGTAGCATTTGGGTGTCCCGTTGACGGACTTGTTAGGCGCCGCCGTCACTTCTTGCCCCAACGCCATTGCGGGCGCTCGCCCTTGACCCAGCAGATGGCAGTTAACGCGAGTGTGAGCACACCTGTGTAGGCGGCAAAGCCAGTTGTCCCATAGGTTGGAAGTACGGTAACCACGCCTGCCAGGACAAGGCTGACAAAGAGGCCCAAAACGACCCAACCTTGCCACATTGTTGGCACGCCCCAGCCCCAACCGTAACGTTTTGCGGGAAACCAATATTGCTTTTCGTTCGATGTCATAGCGCTTCCGTTAGCCGCAGAAAGAACTGCCAATAAGTGAAATCAGATTTCTTCGCGCAACAAAAAGCGGCGCCTAACGTTCGACATGAGCGGCGGCTTGCAGACGGCGAAGCCGGCTGTAAGACGTCCGCTCGATGGAGGGGTTAGGCCACCGGCCGAGCAGAAGAAGGCGCTCAACGCCTGCTGAAGCACACACCAGCAACCTCGACGACTATGCCGGTTGAACGGCAAGAAGTGACTTGATCAAACCAGTACTCGATGGGACCGTGGCCGTTCCAAATCAACGGCCGCACGAGTTCTCCGAACAAGTAGTGGCCCACCACAAGCTCCAAAAGATTCGGCATGGCGAGCACCTGCTGCAGCGCTGGATACCCTGCTTCAGCCAACTCATCTTGTGGCTCAGCACAAAGCTGGTCATCCTTCTTCGAGTCAGCCACCCATGCATCGTACGGAGCCGCGAGGCGCGCCAGCATGTCCGAAGCGCTGACCGTGACGGAAAAGCTGTGCTTCTTCATTTCGGTCCGAGCCGAACTCAAGCTCATTTCCGGAATTGCGAAGGCGGACAGCGATTGCTTCTTGCCGTCAACGCAGAGCACCACAGACGCATCCATAGGGGGCCTAACGTTGAAAGTAACCGGCACCGGAGCGCCAGCGGAGGGGACCCAAACTGCGCAGCGGTTTGGGTGTCCGGTTGACTGACCTGTTAGGCCAAGGCGTGGCGTTGCGCACGTAGCTAGCTGGCATTGACGCAGATAGCTTCAACGAATGGCGCTGGAACAAAGTCGCCTAGAGAGACGCCCCGAGACAGGACAAGCGTTGCGACCAACGCAAGATACCGGTTTACGCAAGAGTAGTAATGCAACGACTCGCTGTTAGATGGAAATGCTTCCATGTGCGACAACGCTCGGCCTATGAAAACGGGGATGACTTCATAGTTTTCACTGAGAACGAGGCCGATAATATTGTTGATGTAGGAAACGAGGTCGTAGTGAACCTTGTTTCTTCGATAGCAATTGGGCGGTACAACTTCTGCTCGATTCAGTTCGCGATGGAATTTTGCAATCTGTTCGAACAGTTCCAGCTCTGACGGTCCCATCATTGGTAGGCCTAACGTTGGACGTAACGGGCGCCGGAGCGCAGCGGAGGGAACCAAACTGCGCAGCAGTTTGGCGTCCCGTTGACGGACTGGTTAGAGCTCATTTGCGCGGATGTTGGTTCGATTGCGCTTAATGAACTCGAACAGCTTTTCGGAGAGGGGTTCTTCTGGCCCAGAGTAATAGCGTTTGTCTATTTCGCTCAGGCGCTCTTCGAGAACTTCGTCAGGGTCCATGACACGCTCTTCAAGTTCGTCATCGCTGAGAACCGCACCGTGCGTTACCAATTGGAGGGCTTCCTCGCACATTGCGGAAGTCAGCGGTGCGGCGATTTGACGGAACGCGCTCGGAGCAAAGTGCGCATGCGATTTGGACGAGTTAGCGAAAAACTGCAAGAAGCCACCGTTGTTCACCTCGCGTTCCACAGCCTCTACTGCGAGAACTACTCTTTCTTGTTCGCTCAATTGTGCTTTCTGTTCGAGCGCCGCTTCGAACGCCGCAACAATTGAGTCGTTCCGGAAGTGACCCTCCAGCGCAAGTAACTCGTCGGTCGTGGCGCCCGGCGAGTATTGGTAAAACGGAAGAGAGTCAGACGCCATAGTGGGAGCTCTAACGTTGGAGGTAACGGGCACCGAGGCGCAGCCGAGGGAACCAAAATGCGTAGCATTTTGGTGTCCCGTTGACTGACGTGTTAGCCGCGCAACCCGTGACCGATTGAGAAACCAAATGGCTCGCCGCAACGGCCAGCCGACGCAAAACCCGAACCGCAAAAGAAGCAGCGCAACCAGAAACGACGCGCTGCGAGCCGACGAGAAGCGTGCCGGGAAGAACGCCGGGCAAACGCGCTGACAGCGCAAAGCCGCTAAACGCGGACGCGGGGAAACGCGCACTCACCGTTGAAGGCGCCGCCCTCGAAGCCCGCGACGGTTGAGCGCGCAAGCGCCGTGCAGCGCGATGACCCGCCGAGCTGGCAGCAGCGTGCGGTGCCCCGCAAAGCGCCTGGCGCCGGGACGGCGATTCAATTGC includes these proteins:
- a CDS encoding DUF2628 domain-containing protein; this encodes MTIYRVLKAEKRPTIVVKKGFCWPALFVAPFWALYKKFWPLAAVTAGVAATLNFAVRYAIQNDAMLLGYLITGAHVAFLIFVAKNANLLLTSYLLSKGYEVTDNLEAESYDEALDLANGIRRGSKARAT
- a CDS encoding DMP19 family protein, with the translated sequence MASDSLPFYQYSPGATTDELLALEGHFRNDSIVAAFEAALEQKAQLSEQERVVLAVEAVEREVNNGGFLQFFANSSKSHAHFAPSAFRQIAAPLTSAMCEEALQLVTHGAVLSDDELEERVMDPDEVLEERLSEIDKRYYSGPEEPLSEKLFEFIKRNRTNIRANEL